attaatattatttgaattattCCATATTAAACTCTTATTTTGCTCCTTACCACTttctgttttttttttcttcctaAATGTAAGGACTCtctccttttttttattattttcaaaacATGCAGTTTTTGAATTCTCATCGATCCTTTTACTACCATCATGtgaattaattttttcatcttttccaatattttcttcattattatattttttgttttgttcTATTTCATCGTCAATACCTTCCTCGTCTTCGTCGCTCTCTTCATTATCAAAatcttctttattatcttcatcCCCCTCTTCCTCCTCCTCCTCCTCctcttcttcttcttccTGTTCCTCAAcataataatcattattcatataattatcatcatcCAAGGCAGTTGATATCCCCCCCTCAGCTTCTATAGATTCCATTTTATTAATCCTATTaattgtatttttaatattataaagataaaTTTTTCCGTTTATAGACTTATTAGCTACAATTACATTATCATCATGCATAAACTTTGCTTCACGTGACATTACACCAGTGTtcatattttgtttattacaatataaaatatctGTATTGGTTGTATAATATGGCAAATACATAGaattatatcttttaattattggtatatttttatatttcttcgaataatactttttaaaagaatcatctataatattattttttaatgctgatgaatgaaaaaattgtttttcattttttttatttacttCATCTGTTGTAATAACACGTAATATGCTCATTTTGTAATTATTCGTCTTTTTTgaattatgaaaaaataaaaccCCTTCATTGAAATACTCGAAgtttgtattttttataatattattattttgatgattcatgtttataatttctATATTACTTATATTGTTACACAAATTGgttattataatatctGAGTACAGGTCTATTAAATTTTTCCACCACAAActtaataaaatatctttctttttataatgttCATATACATAATGTTCTTTTGAAAAAAGGTTATATACTTTTcctctttttttattatattcttcatccattatatcattatcaaaatttttattattcttatgaTAATAATCTTCATTCTTCTTGTTTACATTGTAATTAATTCCATGTAcactatatttttttttttttttttcttttttctttccgttgatcattttatttttattatcaaataattttaacCTATTTTCGCAATGGTAATTATTATagttattaatattaacattattattattattattattattattattattattattattattatcatcatcatcatccATACTACTTGATGATGAACACTCGGAACATGTAACATTCAAGCGATTCATTGATATGTCATTACATTCCTTTTCCtctttttcataattttcattattatcttttattttgtttttaaaatttagCTCGTTACAATTCTCATATGCATTTATATTAGACTTGCTTAATTTTACATCCTTCATTTGTTACTCTtgctatatatatatatatatataaatatatatataaacaaatgaaaaaaaaagatatatatttatataaataattaaatatatttttgtattttcaTTGTGGTCATatcatttttgttatacataaaaagaaatatgtttacaaaaaattttatttgattggttatatatttattaagaagtgaatatataaatctatatttatttataaatatttataattttttcacttttttttttttttttttttttttttaaattacaATAAAAGGTAgatttataataaaaaaaaaaaattatatatatatattataaataattttaaaaatgtggctgctatgtataaaataacaGAAAAATGGtttaaattataagaattaacataatatatatatatatatatatatatatattatatatataattactaaaaaatagaaaagaaaaaaaatatataatagtattaaatatttacatttatttaattcttaaaaacgaaaaaaataaaaaataacatataaataataaaaaaccAACTCCATACAACCTTCAactaaaatatatatttatttttatacaaagaaaaaaaaaaaaaaaaaaaaaaaacagtgaattcaatattttcatacaaaatctatataaaaatagacttttctcaaaaaaaaaaaagaaaagagaagaaattaaaaagatataattttatatataattctaaatattatttacaaaattttataataatatatatttatattatatataaattcagaaaaaaatatatattattttatattattatataatacgtatatatatatatatatatatatatatataattacatacatatatgtcatttttatatatatattcatagcttgtatttttaatttttcttttttttttcttgaaTCGCTTtgtaaagaaaaaaaaaaaaaaaaaaaaaaaaaaaactgtgaaatggatatattaataaatattacatggtcaataataattattatatatataatatatatacatatatatattatatatatatattattatagtatatatatgtatgtgataaagaaatatataaagaataaatatttacgaaatgtatatataaatattatggtataataataaaaactaTAATAGTCTATTTTTTTCagtttttatttatttttttcggtatcaatataaaataaatatgtatacaataaatggttttgttataattatataattatacataaataaatatgtatacatatatatatatatatatatatatatatatatatatatatatatatatatatatatttttagtttttcaattttattaaatattataatttgaaaaaaaaaaaataataataataaaagtaacaaatcatataatataataggAATACttcaattttttaaaaaataagaaagaaaaaagaaaaaaaaaaaaaaaggttGAATATTCTTTTAGATGTCcaattaataattattaagcaaaaattaaattttatgtGAAAAGATAATACACCCACATATTTGAGAGTTATAATTGTATAagatgaaatatatatatgataagaAAATCAACTTTTTGTATGTTCAGTAATGTGATAGTTATATAACTTATTTGAGTTTTTCCAATATagcaaaaaaaataaaataaaataaaataaaataaaaataaaaataaaaataaaaaaaaaatatattggaatatatatagcaaccatataaataatatatatatatatatatatatatattgtacaACCATTGTGAAAACGTCTTAGAAAATCTTTTTGTGtccaaaaaatatataaaacttaaaaaaaagaagaaagaaaattagctttatatttaaaaattttgaatggttatatgaacatatgcaatatatatatattaaaaatcaatatattacatattattattattgtgaatttatttatatatttttatattttttaatattttttatatttttatattttttatatttttatattttttatatttttatattttttatatttttatattttttatatttttttattttttatatttttatatatttttttttgtatatacCAAGCATAGTATGATGTACAAATGTTCCTATAATAGCTTGAGATAAGAAAATGATTCCACTTTTTAAAATTGGGATTGTTTTAATAAGACAGGTAAGTAAACCTATATCAggttatataaaaaagaaagctatagataataaaaattttaagagtatatgtatatattgtggtaaaaaatattatttctttgaacaatatatacaaaaaaaattttacaATTCGAATACGACCAATATTAATTATAGTTCTTATATTAGTGAGAACAAATCAGTAAATGTAGGTAGTGAAATTTTAGGTGAAactattatatttttaattgcagctttaataattatagcagaatataaaagaaatagtTTAAAAGAAgcaaaaaaagaatttataCTAAATCATAAATTAGAAACTTTAAAATTACAAGTTTTGGAAttacaaaaagaaaatgatgaaattATGCAAATTGTTATGCCcacaaaacaaaatattcGTAATAATAGAAGTTAtgatatagaaaataaaaacttctttaaagatatatataacaaatatgtTAGCAAACAAAATACTATATctcaaaataataaagaacaaaatGGTAACAATAgtataaaacaaaattgaaataaaaaaaaaacaaatcaaataggatattaaaaaataaataaaataaaataaaataaataacaacCTTCAATTTTGAAATCTttctattatattttttttttttttttttttgtaaaaaacaattttgaaaaaaatcaacatattgatattatatatatatatatatatatatatatatatgtatatgttcatatttatttgttttaattatgttttgttttcaaaaaaatttcatTTTAACTCAATTGTCTATTAGtcattataaatatataaataaatatatcatataaatacGTATTAGTGTAAATAAAAAGCGgtgtaatatttataaaaaaaaaaaaaaaattgtatacTTATAGatttgaagaaaaaaaaaaaaaggagaaatgcgcataaaaatataccatatatataattttccaTTATTGATAAGcaaaaagaataaatatgaacaaaattTTGCTTATAAGAAGCATATAACTCAATTActcattttaataaaagtattgacaaaaaaaaaaaaaaaattaaaattaaaattaatatatatatatatatatatatgtatacatttacatattatatatttcaattTTTACTTTCACTGTTTGGTTTGCTTGACTGGTctatatttaatttgtGGAGGCTCCGACAATTTAATAGCGTGTTTGGTTTGGCTATTTGCATTTATACATGTAGAAACAAAAGTggataattttttaaagtCATCAAAgttatcattataaaaGAATCCATAGAACGTATCCACATTTTTAACTGAATCATTAAAAAGGCATAAAACAtgtatatcattttttttaaaataagatttatttaattcattatttaattttattaagaATCTTTTATTATCAATAATTAATGGGCTTATATTgaaaaatttatttgtaacaaataaatcattaatataattatattgGATATTTTTAGTTGTTAATTCTAAATTGTTAATAAAGAGtacacattttttatttttatttagaCACTTGGTTTGGAATTGTGGGAACTTACTAAAAAAAGGAACATTGAATACTAAAGCTTCACGTACATAAGTTAcaaatttctttttattatttaataaagtTACACTTATTGGTTTTGGTTTCTTCCCATAACAAATTACAAAAGCAGGTGTATTATCTTCTAAACTAAATCTTTGATATATGTTTTGTTTACTTGGCAAAACACTTTTACAATTAATTACAGCAATATTAAGAATATCCGGTAAGTTAGATCGACTAGCATTAATCACAGGGTGTATACttgtatttttatcattctTACAATATACTAAATATGGATTATTactaaaaaatatttcttttaatttttctgTATTAGATACatcaatatatttgaaattataaaaatgagTATGATATAATTCTGTCATATATCTAAAAAACCcacaaaatattaaaaatgtaataaataatcCTATTAGTAAGgaatatttatgtttacTTTGGATTTTGTCTTTTACTACATTCTTAAGActtgtacatatataatttataaaactAGCCTTTTTTACTTCATTCGTTACATTACTAGAACTATGAtcatcttctttttcttttctattCCTCAATAtgtttttcatttttttataaagcAAATGTAAACAGCTTGATGAATAATACGATACAAGCAGgatattacatatataaaataaataaataaataaaatatatatatatttaaatatatactttatatatatatatatatatatatatatatatatatatatgagtataatatatattttataaaaacacaaggaaaaattaacatatatacaaacataaatatatatatatatatatattatatatatattactatattttatatattttaaaaaattataaaaaaataaaaaaatatatgagGTGCTTTCAACATGTCATTGAtttaatacatacatatatatatatatatatattatatatttattattttattttttttattcttaatgaaatacataaaatacATGACATGTATACGAATggtatatttattttatataaaatgtttttatcatatcatgtacgtattttattttttttgaatatttattttttaataaatatggGAAATATTTCGGATTTTTACatatactattattatttttatttttttttttttcaagaGGTGCGtgtattttaaaaaaaaattataattaattataaaatataatatacatatatatataatatattatttatttatatattatatatgtatatatatttatatatatatataatatatatattctttttatttttaaattatgtataacattttataaacattCTTGTTTTATTgttgtaaaaaaataaaaataaaaaaccaataatttttgtatttacggaaaaatataaaacttTCAAAAGTACcaaaaagtaaaatataCTAAAACAATAGATCATAATGCTATAAAATATCaaggatataaaaaaaaaaaaataataataataaaaaatacatatatatattttatatatatataatatatatttataaatatataaacatttgtatgaattttttttttttttttttttttttgtaagatacatatataatattttatataaaatatatattattatatttaaaatttgGGGATTATCTCATTTCAATTTAagtatataaatgaaaaaaagaaagtaaaaataatgtagaTAGTTGCTGGcgtatatataaattttttatggacgaaaataataacataaaatataaaaatatacatatatatttatattatatatatattaagtagaaatatataatatatatatatatattatatacccagattttttctttttcatatataaaaatattatccAGTACCCTcttaaatgtatatttttaatataagtatttaaaaatatatttttttgtattttatgaatatatttcatattacgcatcaaaaaaatggtatatataaaataatattacatatatatatatatatatatatatatatatatatatatatatataatatttatataatattattgaaaacgggatattttaaaacatCAAAAGTAAAGTtccttttatattattttgttaaaaatataaatgatatcataatatatatttataatatcttcGTTCCTATTATATCTTctaattattttaaaatgatatttccctttttaaaatctgaatatgtatttctttataatatctttagttataataataatattaattatgtataattaaatttttataattttctttttttctctGCCTAGTTCCtaaaatgtatttattttttttattttttttggtcGTCTTTAATATGGAAgaacattatatatatttatgtgcttttttatttatatttatttataatagtAGAACGGAAAAAGCATAccaaaataaaataaaataaaataaaataaaataataaaataaaataaaaatttaaatgtaatataatataatataatataataatgtagaTATATTCACAAAAACTTATGCAAaactaatatatattatttaaacattgtaaatttaaaaaaaaaaaaaaaaaaaaaaaaaaaaagatgaaataaatcatgccattcattttttttcttttagctatataatttttctataatgaaaaaaaaaaaatgaagaaaggtgtataagaatataataattatattaatatgttttacaaacatatatattatatatatatatatatatatatatatatatgtacacatattataaaaagaaataaaaaaaattgtggaatatattaaattattattatgtaatttatttctttttattatatatttttttttttttttggaaaaatttcttttatattatctgATCTTCATGTTGCTATCACATAATCCACATTTTTTTACCTTGGCcatgtttttatttctGAATGTATAGTTAGATAAGttatgttatatatgattaagaaaaaagaaatattaaaagatgTAAAATGTGTTCTAAGATTTGAAAGATTGTTTTATAGTAATAACTATAAAGATGTTGAAAAAAagttaaaatataatagtcaccttttaaaattaattaaaaatgtaaaaaagataaatgAATGTCATACATCATATAAAGAAGATAGTgatgtatataatttggATGTAGCAATATgttatttgtataaaaatgtaaatataacatatgaaaatgattttaaaaaaaatagatataataattatataagtgattataataataataaatataataataaaatagatTCATATGATCcatatatgaaaaatgaTACTTATAAAGTAATAatcaataatataaataatggtaattcaaaaaataaaatgtatttatatattctgaatcatataaatatttttacaacTAACCATGtactattaatattatatagttttcttatatataaaataaaatgggaacatataaaaaaaataaatgaacatgttttaaataatatatataattttaaaacatatgaattaatattaatacaaatattttttacttattttgaaataaaatataatgaggaaaataaaagaaatgaaaGTAGATATAATTTCcaaaaaggaaataatatatcctCATATGCAAAGAATCACAAAATAGAGAATAATGtaataacatatatgtCAAGGGATATGATTAAATATTGTaattctatatattataaaagaaaagaatatttGCATTTAAACgatataatacatttatgttgtatatattataattataatgtgtattataaagagttatatgattattttgTGGATATTCTAAACAAACAATTGTATATgttaaatatgaataaaattatggaaaacataaaaaagGATAACAACAATTATAGAACGAACAACAAAGTGATCCATAATCATGTACATATGTTTAACACATTTGAGTATAATCATGACAAAATAAATGTTTATTCTAAGCACGAGTTTGATAAAATGTCTACAATTATTGAAGGTTACTACTATCTGTCTAGTATACCAAATAAAGGAAAGCAAAATATGACGTTTCATAAATTTTCagattttataaataaatataaagatattattacacatttaaatattaatgaagtatttttattactacAACTATCTCAAAATATTAATtgtgtaaatataaaattatatattttagaTATACTATCTAATAAATTATCACAAGGACATTTGGTTAACGATCATTTGTTAGGGTATCAAAAAAGAAAGGAACATGTAGAggataaaaattttaataaatgtataaatatatataattcgttatatcaatatatacttatatataataataattgtgagaataataatagggttgaaataaaaaatatatgtaataatttatattataataatatatataatacacatattgaaaataaagaaaagaGTACTATATCATTAAATGATAGTTATGATAttgaaaagaatatttgtcaaaacataaatgagaaaaaaataaaagaacaaaaaaaaggaaaaaaaaaagaaatgaacTTTTTTGATCACATTAATGAATATCTTATAATAGATAACATTTTTGATAACCAaaaatatctttatattcttatttcATGCTTGAACAACATAGAgagtaataatatttcaatGGTACATTCcttattcttttttttaaattcattAAACAAATGTAACAAAATAGACCTTATTTTATcctatataaatataataagtagacatataaataatatatatatattaacctatgtagaatatttttataagtGTATGACCACAAGAGtgtttaataattttactGCAGAAAAGGTTGAAATATTAATGTTAAATATGCTTCAATTTTTAAGGCATAAGAATGGTAGcaaatttataaaagatgaagaaggaaaaaatgaaaaaattcAGACAGAggatgaaaaaataaaaaatgataatacaaatgaacatataataatgaaaaatataagaaatgaagaaataaatgGTTGCTCttcaaatattataaaagaaaacaatttaaatataatgaaggattcttttttttataaaaatgaagaatttCTTTTGTTCCTATACCATAATAATCAACATATGTATGAACATGTACGagataatttattaaatatccaaatagataaaataaataatttacatgaattcttatttcattatatttataaaaacatgataaattatacattattatatttaacaaaatttatattttatattaataatataacaataCTTGATAATATACTacacatatttttaaatatatataattattattatatatataataacaacaatagtaataataatcatatggaattattatataaatcatcaatattattttttcagAAAATTATACtcttaaattttttaagtatatataataataaagaacatacatataatacatatCATAATACTCTAGTTCATAAgattttaaatataataaccatagataataataataataataataatataaataatgatatattaatctttaattatatgatgaatatgtattttataaaaaattccTTTTGTTCAAAAtcatataatgaaaatattttagaatatataacaaatatgaTACAACCTTATGTTAAGgataaaatttatttaaaatataacaatggatatattatggattcaaatataaaaagtaatataaatacagaaacatataaaagagtccctataaaaaatatgatgatatgTCAAATgatacaaaataattttaatacatatgtaattaatttattactACTTCTTTATGATAACAAAAAttttaacaaaatatttgaatTCATAAAAGAGTATTTGTATACCTATGCCACTAAGCATCactaaataatatatatatatatatatatatataacatctttttaataatgcttaattttttcttcctaTTATAACAAATTAGAAAGGGAAAATAATCAAACATGACTTTTAATGTAAAActtttatgataatattttaaaaatttttttttttttgtcaaatgtgaaaaaatttatgtaatatatatatatttattttattatatatatatatatatacatatatttttttttttttttcagatttgtatattttatttatagtataaaataaaactgTTATTTTggataattataaataaatataatatatataaagacacgaaaagatatttttgtttattatttttttttttcaatattttttctgttacaattaaaaaaaaaaaaaataatttataaatgaaatgtatggttataaaatatcatgtgacattttcatttaaataattttataaaatgaaatatacgatatttatatatttatatatatatttgtattatttcaaaatttttatgtataattatttatatataacatgtacaatattatcattatatataaatatacgtaacaatattttatatgcatataattatataatattatttaatatatatatatataatatataatattttattttttgttaaataATGGCCtacatttttttgaataaaacatatatttcttGGTATTTAGAAAAAATCCTTTGTACAATGATggaataaataaaaaaaaaaaaaaaatatatatataatatataatattatttataaatgtatattataaaatattacaatattattatatataagtgTAGGAAGAAAAGGCCtcaaaaatgaaatattgaataataatattataatgtattatacattataatatatatatatatatatatataatattatgttttttattttttattttttattttttaatatgatttatataaaagcatacctattatatatttaatatatatttatattttttatatatattttaataaaaaatatttatattaagNNNNNNNNNNNNNNNNNNNNNNNNNNNNNNNNNNNNNNNNNNNNNNNNNNNNNNNNNNNNNNNNNNNNNNNNNNNNNNNNNNNNNNNNNNNNNNNNNNNNNNNNNNNNNNNNNNNNNNNNNNNNNNNNNNNNNNNNNNNNNNNNNNNNNNNNNNNNNNNNNNNNNNNNNNNNNNNNNNNNNNNNNNNNNNNNNNNNNNNNNNNNNNNNNNNNNNNNNNNNNNNNNNNNNNNNNNNNNNNNNNNNNNNNNNNNNNNNNNNNNNNNNNNNNNNNNNNNNNNNNNNNNNNNNNNNNNNNNNNNNNNNNNNNNNNNNNNNNNNNNNNNNNNNNNNNNNNNNNNNNNNNNNNNNNNNNNNNNNNNNNNNNNNNNNNNNNNNNNNNNNNNNNNNNNNNNNNNNNNNtaaatatatatatatatatattttcccagttattaatataatatatatatatatatatatacatattaattttatgtGAATACTTGGAAAATAATTTAGAGCCATATagtcttttttttttttttttttttttttttctaacattttatattttcacCCTTTGAAAATAACCCATTAAAACAAGTGGttgaataaaataatatttagttggaaaaaaaaaaaaaaaaaaaaaaaaaaaatgaaacattatattagcacatataaatggtaatatcatataatcagttattataaaatataatattttaaactAATTTGTATTGAGCTTTTTAataatcattttattatattttctctCTTGAATGGATCACGCCATTTTGTGAGAGAAATTAGAAgagaagaagaaaaaataaggaaata
This is a stretch of genomic DNA from Plasmodium reichenowi strain SY57 chromosome 14, whole genome shotgun sequence. It encodes these proteins:
- a CDS encoding hypothetical protein (conserved Plasmodium protein, unknown function), with product MKDVKLSKSNINAYENCNELNFKNKIKDNNENYEKEEKECNDISMNRLNVTCSECSSSSSMDDDDDNNNNNNNNNNNNNNNVNINNYNNYHCENRLKLFDNKNKMINGKKKEKKKKKYSVHGINYNVNKKNEDYYHKNNKNFDNDIMDEEYNKKRGKVYNLFSKEHYVYEHYKKKDILLSLWWKNLIDLYSDIIITNLCNNISNIEIINMNHQNNNIIKNTNFEYFNEGVLFFHNSKKTNNYKMSILRVITTDEVNKKNEKQFFHSSALKNNIIDDSFKKYYSKKYKNIPIIKRYNSMYLPYYTTNTDILYCNKQNMNTGVMSREAKFMHDDNVIVANKSINGKIYLYNIKNTINRINKMESIEAEGGISTALDDDNYMNNDYYVEEQEEEEEEEEEEEEGDEDNKEDFDNEESDEDEEGIDDEIEQNKKYNNEENIGKDEKINSHDGSKRIDENSKTACFENNKKKERVLTFRKKKKTESGKEQNKSLIWNNSNNININVIQHNNNDDNNDDNNDDNNDDNNDDNNDDNNDDNNDDNNDNNNDDNKDDHNNNNNNNNNSNNDYDHCDDNDTKRKSRKKKKYKLRHKEKKKEYHDFEEIKKKKKKIYDGQLLLELEGHNRTGKGLFFRENYLLSNGDDKNIFIYDINSKSVSSKINKYGDEHTNVSKIKPFISIKTNELYSNVRWLYDSIIIGSTYSGYFSLFDIRMKNNNVSRVNNSYTYTLHNNNNNNRSGGIYNNFINYNMNKKISNMDNNNISNYENKKVDMYSIHKKITKYEISDIDKYNSQDNNLICLSSLNNIFIFDIRYINNNLPYKVLHDNSYNNYSLNDTYFEPYQTSLYTGEGNSSNTNVNYFYDNSYNNFYNDDFFNSDTFIHSLFWCNIEGFNYIGSLNNKGIINIYDVNKSKQHCVFTYGCKYIKHFKYNPYKINNFLSVDKNNILHLFTLPDHIYKSDFDMYLNKYVKDE
- a CDS encoding hypothetical protein (conserved Plasmodium protein, unknown function) gives rise to the protein MKNILRNRKEKEDDHSSSNVTNEVKKASFINYICTSLKNVVKDKIQSKHKYSLLIGLFITFLIFCGFFRYMTELYHTHFYNFKYIDVSNTEKLKEIFFSNNPYLVYCKNDKNTSIHPVINASRSNLPDILNIAVINCKSVLPSKQNIYQRFSLEDNTPAFVICYGKKPKPISVTLLNNKKKFVTYVREALVFNVPFFSKFPQFQTKCLNKNKKCVLFINNLELTTKNIQYNYINDLFVTNKFFNISPLIIDNKRFLIKLNNELNKSYFKKNDIHVLCLFNDSVKNVDTFYGFFYNDNFDDFKKLSTFVSTCINANSQTKHAIKLSEPPQIKYRPVKQTKQ
- a CDS encoding hypothetical protein (conserved Plasmodium protein, unknown function); this translates as MIKKKEILKDVKCVLRFERLFYSNNYKDVEKKLKYNSHLLKLIKNVKKINECHTSYKEDSDVYNLDVAICYLYKNVNITYENDFKKNRYNNYISDYNNNKYNNKIDSYDPYMKNDTYKVIINNINNGNSKNKMYLYILNHINIFTTNHVLLILYSFLIYKIKWEHIKKINEHVLNNIYNFKTYELILIQIFFTYFEIKYNEENKRNESRYNFQKGNNISSYAKNHKIENNVITYMSRDMIKYCNSIYYKRKEYLHLNDIIHLCCIYYNYNVYYKELYDYFVDILNKQLYMLNMNKIMENIKKDNNNYRTNNKVIHNHVHMFNTFEYNHDKINVYSKHEFDKMSTIIEGYYYLSSIPNKGKQNMTFHKFSDFINKYKDIITHLNINEVFLLLQLSQNINCVNIKLYILDILSNKLSQGHLVNDHLLGYQKRKEHVEDKNFNKCINIYNSLYQYILIYNNNCENNNRVEIKNICNNLYYNNIYNTHIENKEKSTISLNDSYDIEKNICQNINEKKIKEQKKGKKKEMNFFDHINEYLIIDNIFDNQKYLYILISCLNNIESNNISMVHSLFFFLNSLNKCNKIDLILSYINIISRHINNIYILTYVEYFYKCMTTRVFNNFTAEKVEILMLNMLQFLRHKNGSKFIKDEEGKNEKIQTEDEKIKNDNTNEHIIMKNIRNEEINGCSSNIIKENNLNIMKDSFFYKNEEFLLFLYHNNQHMYEHVRDNLLNIQIDKINNLHEFLFHYIYKNMINYTLLYLTKFIFYINNITILDNILHIFLNIYNYYYIYNNNNSNNNHMELLYKSSILFFQKIILLNFLSIYNNKEHTYNTYHNTLVHKILNIITIDNNNNNNNINNDILIFNYMMNMYFIKNSFCSKSYNENILEYITNMIQPYVKDKIYLKYNNGYIMDSNIKSNINTETYKRVPIKNMMICQMIQNNFNTYVINLLLLLYDNKNFNKIFEFIKEYLYTYATKHH
- a CDS encoding OPA3-like protein, putative, whose amino-acid sequence is MIPLFKIGIVLIRQVSKPISGYIKKKAIDNKNFKSICIYCGKKYYFFEQYIQKKFYNSNTTNINYSSYISENKSVNVGSEILGETIIFLIAALIIIAEYKRNSLKEAKKEFILNHKLETLKLQVLELQKENDEIMQIVMPTKQNIRNNRSYDIENKNFFKDIYNKYVSKQNTISQNNKEQNGNNSIKQN